A single genomic interval of Stigmatella aurantiaca harbors:
- a CDS encoding GNAT family N-acetyltransferase, which produces MHLPPELPRRALIPLMVPPVTLEGHGVRLEPLRSGHAGALAALCEDTVFEFTTQVLRTQADLEGYIAAALKGAEQGTEQPFLIRGLDTGEPLGTTRYMAISRHDRTLEIGHTWLARPAWRTHVNTACKYLLLGHAFETLQVMRVQLKTDQRNARSRAAIERIGAKFEGILRHHMLVRDGVVRDTAYYSLLDTEWPEAKARLEERLRRE; this is translated from the coding sequence ATGCACCTGCCGCCGGAGCTTCCCCGCCGAGCCCTCATTCCGTTGATGGTCCCACCCGTGACGCTGGAAGGGCACGGGGTGCGGCTGGAGCCGCTGCGCTCCGGGCATGCGGGGGCGCTGGCCGCGCTCTGTGAGGACACCGTCTTCGAGTTCACCACGCAGGTGCTCCGCACCCAGGCGGATCTCGAGGGGTACATCGCCGCGGCGCTGAAGGGGGCGGAGCAGGGAACGGAGCAGCCCTTCCTCATCCGAGGCCTGGACACGGGCGAGCCCCTGGGGACCACGCGCTACATGGCCATCTCACGCCACGACCGGACGCTGGAGATTGGCCACACGTGGCTGGCGCGCCCGGCGTGGCGCACGCACGTGAACACCGCGTGCAAGTACCTGCTGCTGGGCCACGCCTTCGAGACCCTTCAGGTGATGCGGGTTCAGCTCAAGACGGACCAGCGCAATGCGCGCTCGCGGGCGGCCATCGAGCGGATCGGCGCGAAGTTCGAGGGCATCCTGCGCCACCACATGCTGGTGCGCGACGGCGTGGTCCGGGACACCGCGTACTATTCCCTCCTGGACACCGAGTGGCCGGAGGCGAAGGCCCGGTTGGAGGAGCGGCTGCGGCGGGAATGA